In a single window of the Pseudomonas sp. B21-015 genome:
- a CDS encoding GlxA family transcriptional regulator, translating to MPNNPKTIHVLAFANVQLLDVTGPLQVFASANDIARQQGLPPPYAPSVIASGGGAVMSSAGLALLAEPLPDRGSDTLIIAGGWGVYAAAQDESLVAWVREHAMECRRVASVCTGAFLLAASGWLDGRRVVTHWTRCEQLAQQHPKLQVEPNPIFINDGPVWTSAGVTAGIDLALAMVEEDLGRTMALDVARQLVVFLKRPGGQSQFSVTLSLQKEGNRFDELHAWISENLTKDLGIPTLALQAGMSERSFVRHYRADTGQTPARAIELIRVETARRLLSDTGVPIKRVAVQCGFGSEETLRRSFLRAMGVTPQAYRERFSVSAPADPVLP from the coding sequence ATGCCGAACAACCCGAAAACCATTCATGTGCTGGCCTTTGCCAACGTGCAACTGCTCGACGTTACCGGGCCGTTGCAGGTGTTTGCCTCGGCCAACGACATTGCCCGCCAGCAAGGTTTGCCGCCGCCCTATGCGCCGTCGGTGATTGCCAGTGGTGGCGGGGCAGTGATGTCGTCGGCGGGGTTGGCGCTGTTGGCGGAGCCGCTGCCGGATCGGGGCAGCGACACCTTGATCATTGCCGGTGGCTGGGGCGTTTACGCGGCGGCGCAGGATGAGTCGCTGGTGGCGTGGGTGCGTGAGCATGCGATGGAGTGCCGACGGGTGGCGTCGGTGTGCACCGGGGCGTTTTTGCTGGCGGCCAGCGGCTGGCTCGACGGTCGGCGGGTGGTGACGCACTGGACCCGTTGCGAGCAATTGGCGCAGCAGCATCCCAAACTCCAGGTCGAACCCAACCCGATCTTCATCAACGACGGCCCGGTCTGGACCTCGGCTGGGGTCACCGCCGGCATTGACCTGGCCCTGGCCATGGTCGAAGAAGACCTTGGCCGAACCATGGCCCTGGACGTCGCCCGGCAATTGGTGGTGTTTCTCAAGCGTCCGGGTGGCCAGTCGCAGTTCAGCGTGACCTTGTCTTTGCAGAAAGAAGGTAATCGTTTCGACGAACTTCACGCCTGGATCAGCGAAAACCTCACCAAGGACCTCGGCATCCCGACCTTGGCCTTGCAGGCCGGCATGAGCGAACGCAGCTTCGTCCGTCATTACCGCGCCGACACCGGCCAGACCCCGGCCCGGGCCATCGAGCTTATTCGGGTCGAGACCGCGCGACGGCTGCTCAGCGACACCGGTGTACCGATCAAGCGGGTCGCGGTGCAGTGCGGGTTTGGCAGTGAAGAAACCTTGCGCCGCAGTTTTCTGCGGGCGATGGGGGTGACGCCGCAGGCGTATCGAGAGCGTTTTTCCGTCAGCGCTCCAGCAGATCCAGTATTGCCTTGA
- a CDS encoding BRCT domain-containing protein — MVDLHQEFQNSGFFHEARIDRRSADALVGIAAGLAADGTINQQEAEFLKTWIETHLIHLGDPVVNILYKRLAGMLSDGVLDAEESGELLEMLHQFAGLPIGSAQTFTAPTNLPLDNPAPSLSWADRVFLFTGIMAYGPRKECESLIIERGGLIGGSVSKKIHYLVVGSIGNDQWLHSTYGTKIKRAVELRESGVPIAIISEEYWQKVLFG, encoded by the coding sequence TTGGTCGACCTACATCAGGAATTTCAAAACAGCGGTTTCTTCCACGAAGCCCGGATTGATCGACGCTCGGCTGACGCACTGGTGGGAATCGCCGCCGGGCTCGCTGCCGACGGTACGATCAACCAGCAGGAAGCCGAGTTTCTAAAGACCTGGATCGAAACCCATTTGATCCATCTCGGCGACCCGGTGGTGAATATCCTCTACAAACGCCTCGCCGGCATGCTGAGCGACGGCGTACTTGATGCCGAGGAGTCTGGCGAACTACTGGAGATGCTTCACCAGTTCGCAGGCCTGCCGATTGGTTCTGCCCAAACGTTCACTGCGCCGACCAACCTTCCTCTCGACAACCCGGCGCCCTCTTTAAGTTGGGCTGACCGAGTGTTCCTGTTTACCGGGATCATGGCTTACGGTCCGCGCAAGGAGTGCGAATCACTGATTATTGAACGTGGCGGGCTTATCGGCGGATCCGTCAGCAAGAAGATCCACTATTTAGTGGTAGGCAGCATCGGCAATGATCAATGGCTGCATAGCACTTACGGGACCAAGATCAAAAGAGCGGTCGAACTGAGAGAAAGTGGTGTGCCGATAGCAATCATCAGTGAAGAATATTGGCAAAAGGTGCTGTTCGGATAA
- a CDS encoding cupin-like domain-containing protein — translation MDLQTILGKLFANAGAVGIEGVFQFVFGPHQAYWSEVKASSRTAAGRHASPDVTIEVAEKDFLGIMGGIANVEELFASGRLKIGGNMGLATMLPQIIDHARHGGGVVEKVDMNKRYPTPPRFSEKVSASLPPQRAVERRPRSELSVLEFETRYLPHGIPLVISDALQDWPLFKLGREESLVHFAELQGITRHGDYVKKTFSTERDFRSTSMAEFIASLDTPAVKSADGEPPAYMGNNILPAQLMEQIKYPPYFDQALFIPPRIWIGPKGTLTPLHRDDTDNLFAQVWGQKTFTLAAPHHREALGTWSTAPQGGLDGCDFNPDAPDYQRFPGAQDVTFLRVTLEAGDLLFLPEGWFHQVESVSTSLSVNFWVNSGRGW, via the coding sequence GTGGACCTGCAGACCATCCTGGGCAAACTGTTTGCCAATGCCGGTGCCGTCGGCATCGAAGGGGTTTTTCAATTCGTGTTCGGCCCGCACCAGGCGTACTGGTCCGAGGTCAAGGCCAGCAGCCGCACCGCAGCCGGCCGTCATGCCAGCCCCGACGTGACCATCGAAGTCGCGGAAAAGGATTTTCTCGGGATCATGGGCGGCATCGCCAACGTCGAGGAGCTGTTCGCCAGCGGCCGCCTGAAAATCGGCGGCAACATGGGCCTGGCGACGATGCTGCCGCAGATCATCGATCACGCCCGCCATGGTGGCGGCGTGGTGGAAAAGGTCGACATGAACAAGCGCTACCCGACCCCGCCGCGTTTCAGCGAAAAGGTCTCTGCGAGCCTGCCGCCCCAACGCGCGGTGGAGCGCCGGCCACGCAGCGAGCTGTCGGTGCTGGAGTTCGAGACGCGCTATCTGCCCCACGGCATTCCGCTGGTGATCAGCGATGCCCTGCAAGACTGGCCCCTGTTCAAGCTCGGCCGCGAAGAGTCACTGGTGCATTTCGCCGAACTGCAAGGCATCACCCGCCACGGCGATTACGTGAAGAAAACCTTCTCTACTGAACGGGATTTCCGCTCCACCTCCATGGCCGAGTTCATCGCCTCCCTGGACACCCCGGCGGTTAAAAGCGCCGATGGCGAACCACCGGCTTACATGGGCAACAACATCCTGCCCGCGCAGTTGATGGAGCAGATCAAGTACCCGCCCTATTTCGATCAAGCGCTGTTCATCCCGCCACGCATCTGGATCGGCCCCAAAGGCACGCTGACACCGCTGCATCGCGACGATACCGACAACCTGTTCGCTCAAGTCTGGGGCCAGAAAACCTTCACCCTCGCCGCGCCCCATCACCGCGAAGCCCTCGGCACCTGGTCGACGGCCCCCCAGGGCGGGCTCGACGGTTGTGATTTCAACCCGGATGCGCCGGATTACCAGCGCTTCCCCGGCGCGCAAGACGTGACGTTTCTGCGGGTGACCCTGGAGGCCGGCGACCTGCTGTTTCTACCCGAAGGCTGGTTCCATCAGGTGGAGTCGGTCTCGACGTCGTTGTCGGTGAATTTCTGGGTGAATTCGGGAAGAGGCTGGTAA
- a CDS encoding thioesterase II family protein: protein MVTKLTLLCLPYSGASAMVYSRWRRKLPQWLQLQLVELPGRGARFGEPLHTDMRALAMQLARELSSTLKAPYALFGHSLGALLACEMAHAFRELGCPEPVALFASGTAAPTMRADYDRGFAEPKTDAQLIEQLRTLNGTREEVLANEELMSLTLPILRADFLLCGRFQPVQRPLLKCPVHVLGGKSDKATTEQLIGWSKETHGSFSVDMLAGGHFFIHEHEAKVLRVIKDQLEVHHRRHALAAVG, encoded by the coding sequence GTGGTGACCAAGCTGACCCTGCTGTGCCTGCCGTATTCTGGCGCCAGTGCCATGGTCTACAGCCGCTGGCGGCGCAAATTGCCGCAGTGGTTGCAGTTGCAGCTGGTAGAGCTGCCGGGGCGGGGCGCACGGTTCGGCGAACCGCTGCACACCGACATGCGCGCACTGGCGATGCAATTGGCCAGGGAGCTGAGTTCGACGCTCAAGGCGCCCTACGCCTTGTTTGGTCATAGCCTGGGGGCCTTGCTGGCATGCGAGATGGCCCACGCCTTTCGTGAGCTGGGCTGCCCGGAACCGGTGGCCCTGTTTGCCTCGGGAACGGCGGCGCCCACGATGCGGGCCGACTACGACCGTGGCTTTGCCGAACCGAAAACCGATGCGCAGTTGATCGAGCAGCTGCGAACACTCAATGGCACCCGCGAAGAGGTGCTGGCCAATGAAGAGCTGATGAGCCTGACACTGCCGATTCTGCGCGCGGACTTTCTGCTGTGCGGACGTTTTCAGCCGGTGCAGCGGCCATTGCTCAAGTGCCCGGTGCACGTGCTGGGTGGCAAGTCCGACAAGGCCACCACCGAGCAGTTGATCGGCTGGAGCAAGGAAACCCATGGCAGCTTTTCGGTGGACATGCTGGCCGGCGGGCACTTCTTCATTCATGAGCATGAAGCCAAGGTGCTGCGGGTGATCAAGGATCAGCTGGAGGTTCACCATCGGCGGCATGCCTTGGCGGCTGTCGGTTAA